CGGAGTCGGCCGCAAAATAGGCCACCGGATGCAGTTCGTCGCTGTAAGTGGCGGCGATAAGTTCATAGCGGCTGTGGTTCATCAGGAAATCGTAATAACGGCCCTGGGAGGGATATTCCCAGATCATCCATGATCTTTCCTTTATGTAATCTCCTCCGGCCAGCCGATCTGAACTTAGGGCATGCCTGAAGGGCTGGTTGCCGGCCTGGCTTTCCGGCGGGCCGTATCTTACCAGGATGCGGCTGCGGTCGTCCCGAAAGAACATTTTGCCGCCGAACTCGTTCCAGGCCCTATCCAGTCTTGACCGGTGCTCCGCCAGCAGCGAACCGTCGGGATCCTTCGCAGCCCAGTACAAATTATACCAGGCGCCCCGCGATTCCTGGTCCGGAAGGCTGCGGTACCTGGCCGGGATGGAATCCTCCTCTATAAAGGTAAGGCCGAAATATCTTTTCTGCTCCTCGGGGCTCCACCTCTGCCAGACCGAGGTGGTGGCGCAGCCGGCAAACATAAAAATCAACAGGCCGGATATCAGACCGGCAAGGCGATGACCTCCGCTACCTCTTTGGCAAAAGGACGCCCTCTGCCCGCTCATTTATGGAACCTCCTATCAAATAGGAATATATCCTGACGGGGGGATTCACCCATCCATGTTAGTATAAAAAATCAGGCCTGTCAACACAATATTCATCCGTCTCCCGGCGCTTTGGCCCGGATGATGCCATCCAGTATCCGGGGCATGATCTCCCCGGCCGGGCCCAAAAAAACCTGGTCGAACAGCGGACTGAGCTCGGTCCGTTCCAGGTTAACTTCGATCAGAGCCGCCCCATTATTTTTGGCCACCAGGCCCAGGGAGGCCGCCGGCTGGACCACCGAGGAGGTGCCGATTGAGAAGAACAGCTCGGAGCTCTCGGCCGCCCGCCAGGCTTGCCTCAGGACCATCTCCGGCAGCATCTCGCCGAACCAGATCACGTCCGGGCGGATCCGCCCGCCGCAGGCGCAGCGGGGCGGGATCTCGTCGGAGTCCGGCAGGACATCGATCATGATGCTGCAGCGGGAGCACTTGTTGCGGTTGAGATTTCCGTGCAGCTCCACCACCTTCATACTGCCGGCCCTCTGGTGCAGCCCGTCTATGTTCTGGGTGACCAGCAGGAAATCGTC
The nucleotide sequence above comes from Candidatus Edwardsbacteria bacterium. Encoded proteins:
- a CDS encoding NAD-dependent deacylase, producing the protein MEFSPHLIEAIRKARSCLVLTGAGVSAESGLQTFRGMQGLWDDFDPMKLATPEAFACEPKKVWEWYQWRREKLPLVQPNPAHKAIAEMERYFDDFLLVTQNIDGLHQRAGSMKVVELHGNLNRNKCSRCSIMIDVLPDSDEIPPRCACGGRIRPDVIWFGEMLPEMVLRQAWRAAESSELFFSIGTSSVVQPAASLGLVAKNNGAALIEVNLERTELSPLFDQVFLGPAGEIMPRILDGIIRAKAPGDG